A DNA window from Novosphingobium sp. RL4 contains the following coding sequences:
- the trbF gene encoding conjugal transfer protein TrbF has translation MFKRPSTHYGKTPQPETPYQRAAQVWDERIGSARVQAKNWRLMAFGSLILSAGLSGALVWQSANGSIVPWVVQVDKLGQAQAIAPAVADYRPTDPQIAWHLARFIEQVRSIPADAIIVRQNWLRAYEFTTDRGAMALNDYARVNDPFTKVGKQQIAVEVSSVIRASPDSFRVAWTERRYQDGSLAETSRWTAILTIAVAPPRDAEKLRANPLGIYVNAINWSKELGQ, from the coding sequence ATGTTCAAACGACCCTCCACCCATTACGGCAAGACGCCGCAACCCGAGACGCCGTATCAACGCGCCGCCCAGGTCTGGGACGAGCGCATCGGCTCGGCCCGTGTCCAGGCAAAGAACTGGCGGCTGATGGCGTTCGGATCGCTGATCCTGTCAGCCGGGCTGTCCGGCGCGCTGGTCTGGCAATCCGCCAACGGCTCGATCGTACCGTGGGTGGTGCAGGTCGATAAGCTCGGACAAGCACAAGCCATCGCGCCCGCCGTCGCTGACTATCGCCCGACCGATCCGCAGATCGCCTGGCATCTCGCCCGCTTCATCGAGCAGGTCCGCTCAATCCCGGCCGACGCCATCATCGTTCGGCAGAACTGGCTGCGCGCCTATGAGTTCACGACCGATCGCGGCGCGATGGCGCTGAACGATTATGCTCGCGTCAACGATCCGTTCACCAAGGTCGGCAAGCAGCAGATCGCCGTCGAGGTGTCGTCTGTCATTCGCGCTTCACCGGACAGCTTCCGCGTCGCCTGGACCGAGCGCCGCTATCAGGACGGCTCGCTCGCCGAGACATCGCGCTGGACCGCCATCCTCACCATCGCAGTCGCACCGCCGCGCGACGCCGAAAAGCTCCGGGCCAATCCGCTCGGAATCTACGTTAACGCCATCAACTGGTCGAAGGAGCTTGGACAATGA